The proteins below are encoded in one region of Aspergillus nidulans FGSC A4 chromosome III:
- a CDS encoding T6SS phospholipase effector Tle1-like catalytic domain-containing protein (transcript_id=CADANIAT00005365), with product MEAVPVGPARPVKQFVLCFDGTGNKFAGDESDSNVLKIFRMLDRSQPHQFHYYQPGIGTYVTTNTLSHTSRFQRIKSAYQKAKDSAIGSSFDEHVMGGYKFLMRFYNPGDEIYFIGFSRGAYIARFLAEMLDYIGLLEAGNEELTRFAWKTFAKWQQRGGDSEEDRAEKQKLFRYMKAFRETFSRPITRIKFMGLFDTVNSVPRFESAWMQRSKFPYTARSSARVIRHAVGIDERRAKFRQDLISEVKPKKRTHHRHRHLREHLHRTFSRESKSDKQHDNVPEIVLNDDQDANGKVNGISDTGSVYRGAHASHESLHPENRYRALSPSPNRRKPSLAVPAANGSTDDLNSVRSGISCHSAISLQVPLEGRVAEDEDDQEQDIQEVWFPGGHADIGGGWTLGKGESWALSHAPLVWMVQAARDAGLEFDPAKMKQFECLEEFEGEYSPIRQDIKWQKSWCEDPAHDHDHKEGEGSTHTAANMDWTQPSSSSQRFRAALYASSTEGLLHDCLSFNSGLSPLSVLTWRLMEYLPFRRMDLQEDGSWEPIRWPLPCGEVRDIPNDAQIHVSAIRRMKKDPNYRPGNLILGGGGRGVRRAPEEYGIGEWVVKAHEGDPVREIYVRKRVAKMCKDDHN from the exons ATGGAGGCTGTACCGGTTGGGCCAGCCCGGCCCGTCAAGCAGTTCGTGCTCTGCTTTGATGGCACAGGCAACAAGTTCGCGGGCGATGAGTCGGACAGCAACGTGCTGAAGATCTTTCGA ATGCTGGACCGCAGTCAGCCTCACCAGTTCCATTATTACCAACCAGGCATTGGGACATATGTGACGACAAATACGCTTTCGCACACCAGCCGCTTCCAGCGCATCAAGTCTGCATATCAGAAGGCCAAGGACTCGGCAATCGGATCCTCCTTCGATGAGCATGTCATGGGCGGCTATAAGTTCCTTATGAGGTTTTACAACCCCGGTGATGAAATTTACTTCATCGGGTTCAGTCGAGGAGCTTACATCGCGCGCTTTTTGGCAGAGATGCTTGACTATATCGGCTTGCTCGAAGCAGGTAACGAAGAACTAACCCGCTTCGCTTGGAAGACCTTCGCGAAATGGCAGCAACGAGGCGGCGACAGTGAGGAAGACAGAGCAGAAAAGCAGAAGCTCTTCCGCTACATGAAAGCGTTTCGCGAGACTTTCAGCCGACCGATCACCAGGATCAAGTTCATGGGACTGTTTGACACGGTCAATAGCGTACCGAGATTTGAGTCTGCTTGGATGCAACGCAGCAAGTTCCCGTACACAGCGCGAAGCTCGGCCAGAGTGATTCGGCATGCTGTGGGTATTGATGAGCGGCGAGCCAAATTTCGACAGGATCTTATCTCTGAAGTCAAACCAAAGAAGAGGACTCACCACCGTCACCGCCATCTGCGAGAGCATCTGCATCGTACATTCAGCCGCGAGTCCAAGTCAGACAAGCAGCACGACAACGTGCCCGAGATCGTCCTGAACGATGATCAGGACGCCAATGGCAAGGTCAATGGGATAAGTGACACTGGCTCTGTATATCGAGGCGCGCACGCATCTCACGAAAGCCTTCACCCGGAAAACCGGTACCGTGCACTCTCCCCCTCGCCCAACAGGCGGAAGCCTAGCCTTGCGGTTCCGGCGGCCAACGGATCGACGGATGACCTCAATTCAGTGCGAAGTGGAATCAGTTGCCACTCCGCGATCTCCCTCCAAGTGCCGCTGGAAGGCCGGGTggccgaggacgaggatgaccaAGAGCAGGACATCCAAGAGGTTTGGTTCCCAGGCGGACATGCAGATATCGGCGGAGGCTGGACACTCGGCAAAGGCGAAAGTTGGGCATTGAGTCACGCGCCATTGGTATGGATGGTTCAGGCTGCGCGAGATGCAGGGCTCGAATTCGATCCCGCGAAAATGAAGCAATTCGAATGTCTGGAAGAGTTTGAGGGCGAATACAGCCCTATCCGGCAAGATATCAAATGGCAAAAGAGCTGGTGCGAAGACCCCGCTCACGACCACGACCACAAGGAAGGCGAGGGTAGTACGCACACTGCCGCGAATATGGACTGGACGCAGCCGTCTAGCTCCAGCCAGAGATTCAGGGCCGCCCTGTACGCCTCGAGCACGGAGGGTCTCCTGCACGACTGCCTGTCATTCAACAGCGGCCTATCTCCTCTTTCCGTGCTCACCTGGCGACTAATGGAATATCTGCCCTTCCGCCGCATGGACCTGCAGGAGGACGGATCGTGGGAACCGATCCGCTGGCCGCTGCCGTGCGGCGAAGTTCGCGACATCCCGAACGATGCGCAGATCCATGTGTCTGCAATCCGCCGCATGAAAAAGGACCCGAACTACCGCCCGGGCAATCTGATCCTCGGGGGCGGAGGACGTGGGGTGCGCCGCGCTCCAGAGGAGTATGGGATCGGGGAGTGGGTAGTCAAGGCACATGAGGGAGACCCGGTGCGGGAGATCTATGTGCGCAAGAGAGTAGCGAAAATGTGCAAGGACGACCACAACTGA
- a CDS encoding uncharacterized protein (transcript_id=CADANIAT00005366) encodes MEASRTRPGGLMLPSPVDSVESLASSSSNTSSRSSLSDSPGDVNNGEPEPERSGNVMITLSLTPDPPRSTPSRQPFPRSHIRSRSLADDPGSPAMIRAHSSPGLDSRGRYIFVNGRGSPANMAENTPKRYLPLQLSYADSFEPRMLHRKNISETISEHAELDTSGSSSAANTDFYLSSPVLSHSTPRIGRRRPSSPLHVPQTPSIQVAGSPLSSASSSPVILSSRFNESFPSYSVSSASSMPSTPTSLRSRSPSISSLETIPDIPDAEAAAIEADRIAALKAAADRADDADANSVSRRRGISDMSGPSSFANTRSGRKRWSVCGAERRQDLDLETIWED; translated from the coding sequence ATGGAAGCGTCTCGCACGCGCCCCGGGGGCCTCATGCTGCCTAGTCCCGTGGATTCGGTCGAGTCACTTgcctcgtccagctccaATACCAGCTCACGATCCAGCCTTTCTGACTCGCCGGGGGACGTCAACAACGgggagccagagccagagcgcTCGGGAAACGTCATGATAACACTTTCGCTCACCCCCGATCCACCTCGTTCGACGCCGAGTCGCCAGCCGTTTCCTCGTTCGCATATTCGGTCGCGGTCACTCGCAGACGACCCCGGTAGCCCTGCCATGATCCGCGCGCACTCGTCGCCTGGTCTGGACTCGAGAGGGAGGTATATCTTTGTGAACGGTCGCGGGTCGCCCGCGAACATGGCGGAGAATACACCTAAGCGGTATCTACCTCTACAGCTGTCGTACGCGGATTCGTTCGAGCCGAGGATGCTACACCGCAAGAACATCTCCGAGACGATATCAGAACACGCGGAACTGGATACTTCGGGGTCGTCGTCCGCTGCGAATACAGACTTCTACTTGTCTTCACCCGTCTTGTCACATTCTACGCCGCGGATCGGTCGCCGTCGGCCCTCGTCGCCGCTACATGTCCCTCAGACCCCGTCGATCCAGGTCGCGGGCAGCCCGCTGTCCTCCGCGAGTTCGTCTCCTGTCATTCTCAGCTCCCGCTTCAACGAGTCCTTCCCGAGCTACTCGgtctcctctgcctcttcgaTGCCCTCGACCCCGACGAGTCTCCGATCCCGCAGCCCGAGTATATCCTCGCTCGAGACGATTCCGGACATCCCCGATGCTGAAGCCGCAGCCATTGAAGCAGACCGCATAGCCGCTCTCAAAGCCGCCGCCGACAGGGCAGACGATGCGGACGCCAACAGCGTCAGCCGCCGGCGTGGCATATCGGATATGTCCGGTCCGTCTTCTTTCGCAAACACGCGCTCGGGTCGGAAACGGTGGAGTGTATGCGGAGCAGAGCGTCGGCAGGATCTAGATCTTGAGACTATATGGGAAGATTGA
- a CDS encoding protein ppoC (transcript_id=CADANIAT00005364), giving the protein MLRRFSTFRKSKGDKTEKADRDSKANGSNANSAAAASNSSKRQSKVPPPRRPSSDSGSSAESEDVPAVFEKYAQVLHASSRPIPHQGGEAAYLEKEHPSGLFNDLKSLGFKDFASLKDVIKTKINGELTDDKTMIMERIIQIVSSLPSNSKMRVDLTNMFLDELWGSLPHPPLSYMGNDYQYRSADGSNNNPTLPWLGAANTAYARSIEPLTVQPGGLPDAGLVFDTLFARQKFTPHPNKVSSLFFDWASLIIHDIFQTDYRDYNKNKTSAYLDLAILYGDVQEEQDLVRTHKDGKLKPDSFSEPRLQAFPAACCVLLVMLNRFHNYVVEELAAINENGRFTKPSPDLPEEQAKKAWAKYDEDLFQTGRLITCGLFINITLYDYLRTIVNLNRVNSTWCLDPRAQMEGSATPAGLGNQCSVEFNLAYRWHSAISANDEKWTEKVYEELIGKPGSEISTQELLMGLGKYGASLPKDPSQRTFAGLKRQEDGTFKDEELVNILTSAIEDVAGSFGARNVPKVLKAVEVLGIEQGRKWNVGSLNEFRKFFGLKNYETFEEINSDPEVAESLRALYGHPDYVELYPGIVSEEAKEPMIPGVGIAPTYTISRAVLSDAVALVRGDRHYTVDYNPRNLTNWGYNEVRYDLNINQGCVFYKLATRAFPNWFKPDSIYAHYPMTIPSENKVIMKNLGREADYSWDRPQYQAPRASLTSYSNVKLILDQQKDFRVVWGDCTPLHSGKGGEDFWSKTLSDPQFKKSIKEFYEKTTLELFADKSVNLAGRKQIDIVKDVGNIVPARFASKLLSLPLRSKENSKGVFTDHEIFMALAVIYNAIFFDVDTTKSFPLRKAADAVSKELGKHVESHVKSVSSPGFLSRVIDNFRDDHNALKDLGDQLIKRLAEGGLSVSDITYGQILPTAVELVHGQAQMFTRVVEYYLNEGKQHLPELSLLAKQDSAETDAKLTRYALEAIRLNAGSGAYRKAETNFYFKEGDADINLKPGDEIFISSTQANRDPTAFPDPDEVRLDRPDESYLNYGIGSQIGLGKDATLTAVTAMVRAAFSLEGLRPAPGVQGVLKKVVRPEGYTLYMREDHGAFSPFPTTFRVHFDGEVVTPKKQIDSA; this is encoded by the exons ATGTTGCGAAGATTTTCTACCTTCAGAAAGTCCAAGGGGGACAAGACCGAGAAGGCCGACCGCGATTCTAAGGCCAATGGCTCCAATGCCAATAGCGCCGCTGcggccagcaacagcagcaagcgCCAGTCCAAGGTGCCTCCTCCGCGCAGGCCCTCTTCAGACAGCGGGAGCAGCGCTGAGAGTGAAGACGTCCCCGCTGTCTTTGAGAAATACGCGCAGGTGCTTCATGCCTCCTCTCGCCCAATCCCCCACCAGGGCGGAGAGGCAGCATATCTCGAGAAGGAGCACCCTTCAGGCTTGTTCAATGATCTGAAATCTCTCGGTTTCAAGGACTTTGCCTCATTGAAGGACGtgatcaagaccaagatcAATGGCGAGCTCACGGATGACAAGACCATGATCATGGAGCGCATCATTCAG ATCGTTAGCAGCCTTCCCTCAAACTCGAAGATGCGCGTGGACCTCACGAACATGTTCCTCGACGAGCTCTGGGGTTCTTTGCCTCACCCCCCGCTCTC ATATATGGGCAACGACTACCAGTACCGCTCTGCTGATGGTTCTAACAACAACCCCACTCTTCCATGGCTTGGTGCCGCTAACACAGCTTACGCACGCTCCATTGAGCCCTTGACCGTGCAACCCGGCGGTCTTCCGGACGCTGGTTTGGTCTTTGATACTTTGTTTGCGCGCCAGAAGTTTACGCCTCATCCCAATAAGGTGTCTAGTCTTTTCTTCGACTGGGCGTCTCTGATCATTCACG ATATCTTCCAAACCGACTACAGAGATTATAATAAGAACAAGACCTCGGCTTACCTCGATCTTGCCATTCTCTACGGTGACGTACAGGAAGAACAGGACCTGGTCCGTACTCACAAGGACGGAAAGCTGAAGCCAGACTCCTTCTCCGAGCCGCGACTGCAGGCTTTCCCCGCAGCTTGCTGCGTTCTTCTCGTTATGCTAAACAG GTTCCACAACTATGTTGTAGAAGAGCTTGCTGCCATCAACGAGAACGGTCGCTTCACTAAACCCAGCCCTGATCTCCCCGAAGAGCAAGCAAAGAAGGCCTGGGCTAAGTACGATGAGGATCTTTTCCAGACCGGACGACT CATTACCTGCGGCCTGTTCATTAACATCACCCTGTACGATTACCTTCGCACGATCGTCAACCTGAACCGAGTGAACAGCACCTGGTGCTTG GACCCTCGAGCTCAGATGGAAGGCAGCGCTACACCTGCCGGTCTCGGAAACCAATGTTCTGTCGAGTTTAACCTGGCCTACCGGTGGCACTCTGCTATCAGTGCCAACGACGAGAAATGGACCGAGAAGGTCTACGAGGAACTGATCGGCAAGCCTGGTTCGGAGATCAGCACGCAGGAGCTGCTTATGGGTCTTGGCAAGTACGGTGCTAGCCTTCCCAAAGATCCATCTCAGCGCACCTTTGCGGGACTTAAGCGTCAAGAAGATGGTACCTTTAAGGATGAGGAGCTAGTCAATATCCTGACTTCCGCCATTGAGGATGTTGCTG GTTCGTTTGGTGCTCGAAATGTGCCCAAGGTCCTCAAGGCCGTTGAGGTTCTCGGTATCGAGCAGGGCCGCAAGTGGAACGTTGGATCTCTTAACGAGTTCCGAAAGTTCTTCGGTTTGAAGAATTACGAGACCTTCGAGGAGATCAACTCCGACCCTGAGGTCGCCGAGTCACTTCGAGCTTTGTACGGTCACCCTGACTACGTCGAGCTGTACCCAGGTATTGTCTCtgaggaggccaaggaacCCATGATCCCCGGCGTCGGCATCGCCCCTACTTATACCATCTCCCGCGCGGTTCTGTCCGATGCGGTTGCGCTCGTGCGCGGTGACAGACACTACACT GTCGACTACAACCCCCGCAACCTGACCAACTGGGGTTACAACGAGGTCCGCTACGATCTTAACATCAACCAAGGCTGTGTCTTTTACAAGCTCGCCACTCGCGCGTTCCCCAACTGGTTCAAACCCGACTCTATCTACGCCCACTACCCTATGACCATTCCCAGCGAGAACAAGGTCATCATGAAGAATCTCGGCCGAGAGGCTGATTACTCCTGGGACCGGCCGCAGTACCAGGCTCCTCGCGCTAGCTTGACCTCCTACTCTAATGTCAAGCTCATTCTTGACCAGCAGAAGGACTTCCGTGTGGTCTGGGGCGACTGCACTCCGCTCCACTCTGGCAAGGGCGGCGAAGACTTCTGGAGCAAGACGTTAAGTGACCCTCAGTTCAAGAAGAGCATCAAGGAGTTCTACGAGAAAACGACTCTGGAGCTTTTCGCGGACAAGTCGGTCAACCTAGCCGGAAGGAAGCAAATTGACATTGTCAAAGA CGTTGGCAACATCGTGCCCGCTCGATTTGCGTCGAagcttctctctcttcctctgagGAGCAAGGAGAACTCCAAGGGCGTCTTCACCGACCACGAGATTTTCATGGCTTTGGCTGTGATTTATAATGCCATCTTTTTCGACGTTGACACCACAAAGTCATTCCCTCTTCGCAAAGCTGCAGACGCTGTTTCCAAGGAACTCGGCAAGCACGTCGAGAGCCACGTCAAGTCCGTcagctctccaggcttccTTTCCAGAGTCATTGACAACTTCCGTGATGACCACAACGCTCTCAAGGATCTTGGTGACCAGCTCATTAAGCGCTTGGCAGAGGGTGGTCTCAGCGTCTCGGACATCACCTACGGCCAGATCCTGCCGACAGCTGTGGAACTGGTCCACGGCCAGGCTCAGATGTTCACCCGAGTTGTTGAGTACTATCTCAACGAGGGCAAGCAGCACCTACCTGAGCTTAGCCTCCTTGCCAAGCAGGACTCTGCCGAGACGGATGCGAAGCTGACCCGCTACGCTCTGGAGGCTATTCGCCTGAATGCCGGCTCGGGAGCTTACCGCAAGGCCGAGACCAACTTCTATTTCAAGGAGGGGGACGCAGATATCAACCTCAAACCTGGGGACGAGATCTTCATCAGCTCG ACCCAAGCAAACCGTGACCCAACGGCCTTCCCTGACCCTGATGAAGTGCGCCTTGACCGACCCGATGAGTCCTACCTCAACTACGGCATCGGTTCTCAAATCGGCCTCGGCAAGGACGCCACACTGACCGCAGTCACTGCCATGGTACGCGCCGCCTTCAGCTTGGAGGGTCTCCGTCCGGCTCCTGGTGTACAGGGAGTCCTGAAGAAGGTTGTCCGCCCTGAAGGCTACACCCTCTACATGCGGGAGGACCACGGTGCTTTTTCGCCTTTCCCGACGA CTTTCCGTGTGCACTTCGACGGAGAAGTTGTCACTCCTAAGAAGCAGATTGATTCTGCTTGA